A single window of Chloracidobacterium sp. DNA harbors:
- a CDS encoding 3'(2'),5'-bisphosphate nucleotidase CysQ, with translation MMQKELETAIAIARLAGKTILEHYATDFETHQKLGADNHYEPVTIADREASRIIVEGLEAAFPDDAILSEEEVDDIEKRLARRRVWIVDPIDGTAGFVKKDGDFGVQIGLAEDGIPVLGVVFLPFYDAMSYAMKGGGSFTQTGGETPVRVTASARDDLTSMTIAVSRNHLPARMNRIIEHFGFADVVRRGSVGLKVGLIADRTCDVYIHPSPRTKLWDTCAPQIILEEAGGSFTDLFGFPFRYDRAELQNLNGILATNGAVHRQAVERLAPLLHEFGRVRV, from the coding sequence ATGATGCAAAAAGAGCTTGAGACGGCGATCGCGATCGCGCGCCTTGCCGGCAAGACAATACTCGAACACTACGCCACCGATTTTGAAACGCACCAGAAACTTGGTGCGGACAATCATTACGAACCGGTGACCATCGCCGACAGAGAGGCTAGCCGCATCATCGTCGAAGGCCTGGAGGCCGCGTTTCCGGATGACGCGATCCTGTCTGAAGAAGAGGTCGATGACATCGAAAAGCGGCTTGCCCGACGTCGGGTCTGGATAGTCGATCCGATCGACGGCACTGCCGGATTTGTCAAAAAAGATGGTGATTTCGGGGTTCAGATCGGTCTCGCCGAGGATGGCATACCGGTTCTTGGGGTCGTATTTTTACCCTTTTACGACGCTATGAGCTACGCGATGAAAGGCGGCGGTTCATTTACCCAAACGGGCGGCGAAACCCCTGTGCGAGTGACGGCATCGGCTCGCGACGATCTGACGTCAATGACGATCGCCGTGTCGCGCAATCACTTACCCGCCAGGATGAACCGAATCATCGAGCATTTTGGGTTTGCCGACGTCGTTCGCCGCGGTTCGGTCGGCCTCAAGGTTGGACTGATCGCCGACCGCACCTGCGATGTATACATTCATCCGAGTCCACGGACCAAGCTTTGGGACACGTGTGCACCGCAGATCATACTGGAGGAGGCGGGCGGTTCATTTACGGATCTTTTTGGCTTCCCTTTCCGCTACGATCGTGCCGAATTGCAGAATTTGAACGGAATACTTGCAACCAACGGAGCAGTCCACCGGCAGGCGGTCGAACGACTTGCTCCGCTGCTCCACGAATTTGGCCGCGTGCGTGTCTGA
- a CDS encoding trypsin-like peptidase domain-containing protein, with protein MNRNSIYQVSARQILLLAFASALIAVGATALLYNYGKDLMAKSGSDVTLAEQAPPQGITDPSQVSDEQNSIEVYRAISPGVAFINTTSYQQDFWGDVQEGKGNGSGSVIDADGNILTNFHVIDGAQKLTVSFGGDKVYPAKVVGGDPDTDLAVIKIDPPPGMTVVPLGDSDKLVVGQKVLAIGNPFGLDRTLTTGVISGLQRPIRARNDRPIDAAIQTDASINPGNSGGPLLDKFGKMIGINSQILSPAGGSVGVGFAVPVNIAKRIVPQLIKFGEVRRPKLGASTISAAEVNNRGYRLPIENGLVIQRVEPGTTAFNAGLRGLTQAPTGGITLGDIITSIDGEKMDSLDDLYRYLDKKQIGDTAQVELYRGGKSVTVAVKLLGSLPATRTTRKLE; from the coding sequence ATGAATAGGAACTCGATATATCAGGTTTCCGCACGGCAGATCTTGCTGCTCGCTTTTGCATCAGCATTGATCGCGGTCGGTGCGACGGCATTGCTTTACAACTACGGCAAGGATCTAATGGCGAAGAGCGGTTCTGACGTGACGCTTGCCGAGCAGGCACCGCCGCAGGGCATCACGGACCCGTCTCAGGTCTCAGACGAGCAAAACAGTATCGAGGTCTATCGGGCGATCTCACCGGGCGTAGCTTTTATCAATACGACATCTTATCAGCAGGATTTCTGGGGCGATGTGCAAGAGGGTAAGGGCAACGGTTCGGGCTCGGTGATCGACGCCGACGGCAATATCCTGACCAATTTTCACGTGATCGACGGCGCTCAAAAGCTGACCGTTAGCTTTGGCGGTGACAAGGTCTATCCGGCCAAGGTCGTCGGCGGTGACCCTGATACAGATCTCGCGGTCATCAAGATCGACCCGCCGCCGGGAATGACGGTCGTTCCGCTTGGCGATTCGGACAAACTCGTTGTCGGACAGAAGGTACTCGCGATCGGCAATCCGTTCGGACTTGACCGCACCCTTACCACCGGCGTCATCTCAGGTCTCCAACGCCCGATCCGTGCCCGAAACGATCGTCCGATCGATGCGGCGATTCAGACCGACGCATCCATCAACCCGGGCAATTCGGGAGGCCCTTTGCTCGATAAGTTCGGTAAGATGATCGGGATCAATTCACAGATACTGTCGCCCGCGGGCGGATCTGTTGGTGTCGGATTTGCCGTACCGGTCAATATCGCCAAACGCATCGTGCCACAACTGATAAAGTTTGGCGAAGTTCGACGGCCGAAACTAGGTGCATCGACCATCAGTGCCGCCGAGGTCAACAATCGGGGCTATCGACTGCCGATCGAAAACGGCCTGGTCATACAGCGTGTGGAGCCCGGCACGACAGCATTTAACGCGGGGCTTCGCGGCCTGACGCAAGCTCCGACGGGCGGCATTACGCTCGGCGACATTATCACATCGATCGATGGCGAAAAGATGGATAGTCTTGATGACCTCTACCGTTATCTGGATAAAAAACAGATCGGCGACACCGCTCAGGTCGAACTCTATCGCGGCGGCAAAAGTGTTACCGTTGCGGTCAAGTTGCTGGGCTCGCTGCCGGCGACTCGTACGACCCGTAAACTCGAATAG
- a CDS encoding bifunctional transaldolase/phosoglucose isomerase translates to MLNQFSFHLPASIETKFQSTIREWSDAGSVARIWNKDATLWTGTDEAVWLDWLEIVEAELGNAERYRSLAAEISDAGFESVLLMGMGGSSLCPEVLAMTFGKHNFHILDSTVPAQIAAVESKLDNSKTLFIVASKSGSTLEPNCFKQYFFDRVSQLVGAENAGKQFIAITDPGSKMEQVAQTDGFRHIFYGKPQIGGRFSALSAFGMTAAAAMGIDVEQFLQSTMPMVDACRSNDPNQNPGAALGIMLGVCHAAGRDKLTIFTTPEIHDLGAWMEQLVAESTGKIGVAIIPVDREKPQAAALYGSDRIFAFLSVAGNDSLDEQFASVTAAGHPAVRVVLDSIDTLGQEFFRWEFATATAGSIMDINPFNQPDVESAKIEARKITDEYETTGSLPPETPFFASENMSLFTGNEYAMELLAAAEEETVAAIIDAHLSRIGEGDYFGLLGYLAMSPDNAQVMQAIRTSVLERFECATCLGFGPRFLHSTGQAYKGGGNNGVFLQITSDDDSDIQVPGQRYTFGVVKAAQARGDFQVLLDRGRRALRVHVGSDVSAGLRELSIII, encoded by the coding sequence ATGCTCAATCAATTCAGTTTTCATTTGCCGGCATCGATCGAAACCAAATTTCAGTCCACGATCCGCGAATGGTCCGACGCGGGCAGCGTTGCAAGAATCTGGAACAAAGACGCGACTCTGTGGACCGGCACCGACGAAGCGGTGTGGTTGGACTGGCTCGAGATAGTCGAGGCCGAACTGGGAAATGCTGAACGGTATCGTAGCCTAGCCGCGGAGATCAGCGATGCCGGATTTGAAAGCGTCCTGCTGATGGGAATGGGCGGTTCGTCGCTGTGCCCGGAGGTTTTGGCGATGACCTTTGGCAAGCACAATTTCCACATCCTCGATTCGACCGTACCGGCACAGATCGCCGCGGTCGAAAGCAAACTCGACAATTCAAAAACGCTCTTCATCGTTGCGAGTAAATCCGGATCGACGCTCGAGCCGAATTGCTTCAAGCAGTACTTTTTTGACCGTGTGTCTCAGCTAGTCGGAGCAGAAAACGCGGGAAAACAGTTTATCGCCATCACCGATCCGGGTTCGAAGATGGAACAGGTCGCCCAGACCGACGGATTTAGGCATATCTTTTATGGCAAACCGCAGATCGGCGGTCGTTTCTCCGCCCTTTCCGCATTTGGGATGACCGCTGCGGCGGCGATGGGCATCGATGTCGAACAGTTTTTGCAAAGTACGATGCCGATGGTCGATGCGTGCAGGTCAAATGACCCGAACCAAAATCCCGGCGCCGCCTTGGGCATAATGCTTGGCGTCTGCCACGCTGCGGGCCGCGACAAACTCACGATCTTTACAACACCGGAGATACACGACCTCGGTGCCTGGATGGAGCAGTTGGTCGCCGAATCGACGGGCAAGATCGGTGTCGCCATAATTCCCGTTGATCGCGAAAAGCCGCAGGCCGCCGCCCTTTACGGGTCTGATCGTATCTTTGCATTTCTAAGCGTTGCGGGTAACGACAGCCTCGACGAACAGTTTGCGTCAGTAACCGCCGCCGGACATCCCGCCGTCAGGGTCGTGCTGGATTCGATCGACACACTTGGACAAGAATTTTTCCGATGGGAGTTTGCGACCGCGACCGCAGGCTCCATTATGGATATAAACCCATTTAACCAGCCCGACGTCGAGTCCGCCAAGATCGAGGCTCGCAAGATCACAGACGAATACGAAACCACCGGCTCGCTACCCCCCGAAACGCCATTTTTCGCGTCTGAGAATATGTCGCTTTTCACGGGCAACGAATACGCAATGGAGTTGCTCGCCGCCGCCGAGGAAGAGACCGTTGCGGCAATAATTGATGCCCATTTATCACGGATCGGCGAGGGCGATTACTTCGGACTGCTCGGTTATCTTGCGATGAGTCCCGATAATGCACAGGTGATGCAAGCGATCCGCACATCAGTCCTCGAACGGTTTGAATGTGCGACGTGTCTCGGATTTGGCCCACGATTTCTGCATTCGACCGGCCAGGCATATAAGGGCGGCGGCAATAACGGCGTCTTTCTGCAGATCACGTCGGACGACGATTCTGACATTCAGGTTCCGGGACAGCGATACACATTCGGCGTGGTCAAGGCCGCACAGGCCCGCGGAGATTTCCAAGTACTCCTCGACCGCGGCCGCCGTGCACTTCGCGTTCACGTGGGCTCCGACGTTTCCGCCGGACTTCGCGAATTGTCGATAATTATTTGA